CATCGCAGCCTTGCGTCGGGGCGCAATTCCCGTTTTGTAACGAAGTTATTTGCAGTTGAGAATTATTCGCATATACTGAGCGCCATTCAGCCAGCCAATGCCGTGCCAGCTACAGGCCGCGAAGCCTCTGACGTTTCGACCTGTGGCCATTGACGTACCTATCAGAAGCCAGCTCTTGTCCATTTCTATGAATAAAGAGGGTTTCTGGTATGGCTTACGCCACCGCTTTGCACGCCCGCGCCTCGCTGGCGCCACGCTCCAATCTCCGTCCGCTGGCGCTGGCCTGCGCACTGGCTTGCGCCGCTATTTCGGCCCAGGCTCAGCAGCAATCCTCCGAATCCGTCCAGGTCGCGGCGGCCCGTGCCGACCGCAGCACGCCCGTGCTGCGCGATGTGGTCATCAGTGCCTCGCGCGACGAGCAGGACGCCGACAGCCTGCCCATGACGGTGGACGTCATCGATGCCAAGCAGATGGAGGAGGAGCAGATCGGCGACATCCGCGAGCTGGCCGCCAAGCTGCCCAATGTGACCGTGCCGCGCAGTCCGGCGCGTTTCACACTGGCCGGCTCACCCACGGGGCGTGACCAGAACAGCGGCTTCAATATCCGTGGCCTTGAAGGCAACCGCGTGCTGATGCTGGTCGATGGCGTGCGCCTGCCGCGCAGCTATACCTTCAGCGCCAACTCCTTTGGCCGCGACTATCTGGATCTGGGTCTGGTGCAACGCGTGGAGATTCTGCGCGGCGCAGTGCCTGCGCTCTATGGCTCGGACGGCATGGGTGGCCTGGTCAACTTCATCACCGTACAGCCCGATGATCTGCTCAAGGACGGCAAGAGCATCGGCGGCCGTGTCTCGGCCAGCTATGACGGCGCGGACAATGGCAAGCGCGTGGGTGCCACGATTGCAGGGCGCGCCAGCCAGGAATGGAGCTGGCTGGTGTCTGCTGGCATAGGCCGTTCCAGCGCGCTGGAAAGCATGGGCAGCAACAATGTGGTGGGTGCGTTGCGCACCACGCCCAACCCCGAAAAGGACAAGAGCCATTCGCTGCTGGGTCGTCTGGTCTATACGCCGTCTGCCGTGCAAAAGCATGTGTTCACGCTGGAAAACGTGGACAAGCGCGCGGACTACGATTTGCTCAGCGCACGCACGGCCACGGTGACGGATTCGCGGGCGCAAACCACCATGAAGCGCTGGCGCGCCAGCTGGCAAGGTGAGTGGCGTGAGCTGAATACGACACTGGCTGATGAAATCAAGCTGATGGCCAGCTACCAGAGTTCGGACTCGCGCGAGTTCGTGACCGAAACCCGCACCCCGCCTCTGGCCTATCGCGAGCGCGATGTGACCTATGACGAGGACGCGCTGCAGCTGCACGCCCAGGCCGGCAAGACGTTGCGCTGGAGCAATGGCCTCAGCGGCAAGTTCAGCTACGGCGTCGACTATCTGCGCGGCAAGGTGGTCAACGAGCAGAACGGCATTACGCCACCTGCCGGTGAGAGCTTTCCGCTCAAGCGCTTCCCCGACACCACGGAAACCTCGACGGCGCTGTTTGCCCAGGCCGAGCTGCACTATGGTGCTTTCAGCCTGACGCCCGGATTGCGGGCCGAGCACTACAGCATCAAGCCCAAGCAGCAAGGGTTTGGTGGCACAGCGGTCAGCAATTCGGACTCTGCTGTTTCCCCCAAGCTGGGTGCCATGTTCCAGATGAATGATGCCTGGTCGGTTTACGGCAACTATGCCGCCGGTTTCAGAGCACCGAATGCAGGGCAGATCAATGCCTTCTTCGAGAACCCGTTCATGTTCTACAAGAGCATTCCCAACCCCGACCTCAAGCCTGAGAAGAGCAATACCTTCGAAGTGGGTCTGCGCGGCCGCATGAATGCGCTGCGTCTGGATGCGGCAGCCTTTACGGGGCGCTACAAGGACTTCATCCAGGATCAGGTGCAGGTTGCGGGCGAATACGGCGATCGCAACAACCCCGCGACGTTCCAGTCCGTCAATCTGAACCGTGTGCATATCAGCGGTTTCGAACTCAAGGCCGACTATGACTGGGGCCGGTTTGCGGGCGGCAACTGGCGCACCAATGCCGCCTATGGCTACACCAAGGGTACGGACAAGAGCACCAACAAGCCGGTGGACACCATCTCGCCGCAGCAACTGGTGCTGGGCGTGCGCTATGACAGATCCACCGTTGGCGTGCAGCTCAGCGCCTCGCACTGGGCAGGCAAAAAAGACAAGGATGCGCCTGATCTTTCCTCCGGCCGCCCCTTGCTCAGCCCGTCCGCGACGGTGCTGGATTTGAGCGCGCAATGGCGTATCCGTCCAGGCACGCGTCTGAATGTGGGTATCTACAACCTGACCGACAAAAAGTATTCGCGCTGGGCGGATGTGCGTGGCTTGAGCCGCACGACGCAGATTGCCGATGCCTATACCCAGCCAGGCCGCAATGTGCGCGTGTCCCTGGTTCAGGACTTCTGATTTTGTAGCTGATAGCGCTTGATGAATAAGCGCTGGACGCCTTTTTTGCTCAAGAACTGCGGGAGTGTGCCATGTCTGTTTTCGAGAACGCCGCCAATGCCCAGAGTGCCTCTGGCAGCCGCGATGAGGAATATCTGCTGACCGAGGGCGAAGCCCAGCTGGCCACGGTGCTGGCGTTGATGACCGGTTTCAGCCAGGGCTGCTGTGCGGCGCATCGTGCGCCCATGGCCCAGCGCGTATCGGACCAACTGGTGCGCATGACCGAAGGCCTGGACGGCAGCGAGCGCTCCGACGATATGCGTCACTTTCTGCAGCGGCTGGGACAGCGCTGGGCCACCGTGGCCCAGGTGCTGGCTCAGTCCGAATCTGGCGCTCAAGCCCAGGCTTCGGCCCCCCCTTCCAACGACGAATTTTCCAACCCACAACCACACTGGCATCACAGCCCGGAGACCCTGCAATGAACGCCATCACATCCCCCGAAATCCAGACCATGACCGCAGTGCAGATTCGTGAGCAATTTGCGCAAAAGCGCGAGCAAGGCCTGCGTGCCAAGGATGCGGCCGAGGCGCTGCAACTGAGCGAAGGCGCGGTCATCGCCGCCCATGGCGGTGAGCATGAACGCACGCTCAAGGCTTTGCCGCTGCGCGCCGAATGGCTGGACATCCTCAAGGCCCTGGAGGCCTGCGGCCCGGTGATGGCGCTGACGCGCAACGAATCCACCGTGCATGAAAAAGACGGCATCTACCAGAACGTATCGGCCCAGGGCCCGGTCGGTCTGGCGCTGAGCCGCGAGATCGATCTGCGCCTGTTCTTCATGCACTGGCATGCCGGTTTTGCCGTGACCGAGGAGTCCGCCAACGGCAATCGCCCCGCCATGCGCAGCCTGCAGTTCTATGACGCCGCCGGCCGTGCCGTGCACAAGGTGTTTGCACGCGAGGCCACGGACATGGCGGCCTGGAATGTGCTGGTCGAGCGCTTTGCCGAGCCCTCCGCAGGCTATGTGTTCCGCGAGCCCGCGGCCAAGCCCGCGATCAAGGCCGACGCCGAGATCGACTTGCCCGCGCTGACCCAGGCCTGGACCGATATGAAGGAC
This region of Comamonas thiooxydans genomic DNA includes:
- a CDS encoding TonB-dependent hemoglobin/transferrin/lactoferrin family receptor — its product is MAYATALHARASLAPRSNLRPLALACALACAAISAQAQQQSSESVQVAAARADRSTPVLRDVVISASRDEQDADSLPMTVDVIDAKQMEEEQIGDIRELAAKLPNVTVPRSPARFTLAGSPTGRDQNSGFNIRGLEGNRVLMLVDGVRLPRSYTFSANSFGRDYLDLGLVQRVEILRGAVPALYGSDGMGGLVNFITVQPDDLLKDGKSIGGRVSASYDGADNGKRVGATIAGRASQEWSWLVSAGIGRSSALESMGSNNVVGALRTTPNPEKDKSHSLLGRLVYTPSAVQKHVFTLENVDKRADYDLLSARTATVTDSRAQTTMKRWRASWQGEWRELNTTLADEIKLMASYQSSDSREFVTETRTPPLAYRERDVTYDEDALQLHAQAGKTLRWSNGLSGKFSYGVDYLRGKVVNEQNGITPPAGESFPLKRFPDTTETSTALFAQAELHYGAFSLTPGLRAEHYSIKPKQQGFGGTAVSNSDSAVSPKLGAMFQMNDAWSVYGNYAAGFRAPNAGQINAFFENPFMFYKSIPNPDLKPEKSNTFEVGLRGRMNALRLDAAAFTGRYKDFIQDQVQVAGEYGDRNNPATFQSVNLNRVHISGFELKADYDWGRFAGGNWRTNAAYGYTKGTDKSTNKPVDTISPQQLVLGVRYDRSTVGVQLSASHWAGKKDKDAPDLSSGRPLLSPSATVLDLSAQWRIRPGTRLNVGIYNLTDKKYSRWADVRGLSRTTQIADAYTQPGRNVRVSLVQDF
- a CDS encoding hemin-degrading factor encodes the protein MNAITSPEIQTMTAVQIREQFAQKREQGLRAKDAAEALQLSEGAVIAAHGGEHERTLKALPLRAEWLDILKALEACGPVMALTRNESTVHEKDGIYQNVSAQGPVGLALSREIDLRLFFMHWHAGFAVTEESANGNRPAMRSLQFYDAAGRAVHKVFAREATDMAAWNVLVERFAEPSAGYVFREPAAKPAIKADAEIDLPALTQAWTDMKDTHEFFEMLRRFGAERQQAFRLVPQYCERLSTDAVAQLLGDAAVDGVSIMVFVGSSGCIQIHTGPVSNIQPMDGKDGVRWINVLDKGFNLHLRTDLIADVWVVRKPTSDGVVTSVEAFDAQGNNMAMFFGERKPGQPELQGWRDLVAALPRKTAVAEAV